The genomic interval TTGATGTACGCCGAAGCCTCAAATCAGGCGGAAGGTGCGCCAAATGGTACAGCTATTCAGTTTGTTAATGACATCAGAAAAAGAGCTAAACTGGCTCCGGTCGGTGCATTGTCATCGGCAGCTTTTGAGCAGGAAGTATGGGCACAACGTTATTATGAATTGTGCTTTGAGAATAAAATGTGGTTTGATATGATCCGTACCAGGAAGGTTCACAATGATGTAACAGGTAACTGGGACAATTTTGTAGGACACAAAACAGTATTTGGTGCAACATTCTCAGAGAAGCAGTTGTTATTTCCATTGCCTAAACAGGAAACTGACGTGAATTCAAGTTTATTACCAAATAATCCAGGGTTCTAAGCCACATTCTTTTTCTAAATTGAAACGCCCTGTTAATCCAATTGACAGGGCGTTTTTTTATATAATTAAATACGTTATACCTTTTGATGTGTAACTTTTAAAATAGCAAATGTTCTCATGCCATCAGGCATTTCCCATTGAACTTTTGAACCTGCACGGTAGCCTAATAAGGCTGTTCCGATAGGGGCAAAGACAGACATTTTATTTTCTTTCATATTGGCTTCTGCAGGAAAGACAATTTGGAAAGTATATTTTCTTTCGCTTAATACTTCCTGTATTTCCACTACCGATCCGATACATACGGCATCATCAGGCAGTTCATCTTCTTTGACAACCTTTGCAGAGGCCAGCTCTGCAAGTAATTGATTTTTATTGTATTCGGAAAGATTAGAATCTTTAAGATGTTTTTTTAACAGATCCAGTTCTTTTTTAACGATCATTAATTGTTCCGTTTTCATATGTTCTTTATTGATTGTTTTTGTTGTCATATGCTTATTCTTTAACTGTTTTGTGTTATTTATTAGTTCGCAGCATGCGATTTATGAAGATTGAGCAGACGACTATGGATTTTAAATTTCCGCCTGTGTTTGCTTAATTTATGGTGGAGGAATAATTGCAGTGCAGCTACCAGGATGGCCATGATGTCCAGCCACAGGCAATCCATTAATAAAGCAGCAAGGACAAGTATCACATTCAGGCCGAAAAGACTTATCAAGCCTGAGCCAATCCATGATATGGATTTAAATTTTTTGATCATAAAACATTAATTCAGTAAAAAAAGAGAGAAGAGCTGTTTTGATAAACAACTTCATGATTTTCCTGAAGGCCCCAAACCAAACGCAGGCCGGGGCTTACTTAATAAAGTCCTTGCTGGTAGTTTGGGAGTGGAATCCAAAATGGTAATGAACAGATACCATACGGCAATACATTGCAAAAGCAGCACACATTCCCTGGGTAAAGGAAATTTCGAGCATTGCATAAATAAAGCGGTGTGTATGGATTGTTTTCATTAACAAAATAAATTAAGATATAAAAAAATGAAGCTTTATCGCTGGCCCTGATCCTGAAGCAGGGCCGGGACTTACTGAATAAAGTCTTTACTATTTTTACGGAAGAAGTATCCTAAATTAGCGTGATAAGAAACGGGATGGCGTTGCAGCACACGGGCAGGTTGCATTTTTAATGCAATCGCCATTCGAAGCGTGTAAAGTAAGTGCCTGATTAAACCCATTGAAACAAATTTCTACTTTTAAATCACAAAAACAAATATTTCCTTATGTAATGTATTATTCTCTTAGGAATGTTACATAACTATGATTTAGCGTATGAATTTTTCAAAGCTCTTAATCCTTAAATTTACAGCAATGAAAG from Pedobacter sp. WC2423 carries:
- a CDS encoding GreA/GreB family elongation factor; protein product: MTTKTINKEHMKTEQLMIVKKELDLLKKHLKDSNLSEYNKNQLLAELASAKVVKEDELPDDAVCIGSVVEIQEVLSERKYTFQIVFPAEANMKENKMSVFAPIGTALLGYRAGSKVQWEMPDGMRTFAILKVTHQKV